A single window of Dermacentor albipictus isolate Rhodes 1998 colony chromosome 1, USDA_Dalb.pri_finalv2, whole genome shotgun sequence DNA harbors:
- the aln gene encoding divergent protein kinase domain 1C has product MKALQYIFRPRRSAKTAKILGVLIFVGVLIFLAQLSFPGCANSDIEAFLDNICYAYRKGKITGNLCAQFCSGEISKIQCQTRHIGKDIVFTALWNFEPIVVKAKKRLITALEPVYWKDGSRNSHYPDNDTFIRMVNAQINYIFRRNFTWVESFYGKQFSIAEMNSVYALLQQTEYLFNLALQGLGVVPKIFGTCGHAYAVEFLSSLETRLSPERSDISGFGFKDRAMIALRILKTVDVLENAMGEEIHQCDMKSSHFGVDAKGLVKMLDLDAFGLHSTVQANIASSGHCEVDRDCDFFDCTGRCNAQGQCDPAVLNNNLQRICKNIFLGNLFGRYTGLLRSPPSGIATELYALLNECGGTSRTPLSRNRSRVIKEKFVELLHSVLVL; this is encoded by the exons ATGAAGGCATTGCAGTATATTTTTAGACCACGGCGATCGGCAAAAACTGCGAAAATACTTGGTGTCTTGATATTTGTCGGAGTGCTTATTTTTCTAGCTCAGCTGTCTTTTCCGGGATGCGCAAACTCCGATATAGAAGCTTTCTTGGACAATATC TGCTATGCTTACAGAAAAGGGAAAATAACCGGCAACCTGTGCGCCCAGTTCTGTTCGGGAGAGATATCGAAGATCCAGTGTCAGACTCGGCACATCGGCAAAGACATTGTCTTCACTGCCCTATGGAACTTCGAGCCTATTGTTGTAAAAGCGAAGAAACGGCTGATTACAGCTTTGGAACCTGTCTATTGGAAGGATGGAAGCAGGAACAGTCACTATCCAGACAATGACACTTTCATCCGTATGGTAAACGCGCAAATCAACTATATTTTTAGGCGCAACTTCACGTGGGTCGAGTCATTTTACGGCAAACAATTTAGCATTGCTGAAATGAACAGTGTGTACGCGCTGCTCCAGCAAACAGAATACCTGTTTAATTTGGCGCTTCAGGGCCTTGGTGTGGTCCCAAAAATATTTGGAACATGTGGTCATGCGTATGCTGTGGAGTTCTTGTCATCGTTGGAAACGCGTTTGTCACCGGAGCGTAGTGATATCTCTGGTTTTGGCTTTAAGGATCGTGCCATGATAGCGCTACGTATATTGAAGACCGTGGATGTGCTGGAGAACGCCATGGGAGAAGAAATTCATCAGTGCGATATGAAGTCCAGCCATTTTGGTGTCGACGCGAAAGGTCTCGTTAAGATGCTCGACTTAGATGCTTTCGGACTGCATTCGACCGTGCAAGCAAACATTGCCAGTTCAGGACACTGTGAAGTTGACAGAGACTGTGATTTCTTCGATTGTACTGGTCGCTGTAATGCACAGGGCCAGTGTGACCCTGCTGTGCTCAATAACAACCTGCAG CGAATTTGCAAGAACATCTTTTTGGGAAATCTCTTCGGTCGGTATACAGGCCTCCTTAGAAGCCCACCCTCAGGCATTGCTACAGAACTATATGCGTTGTTAAATGAATGTGGTGGCACTTCTAGAACACCGCTGTCAAGAAACCGTAGTAGAGTGATCAAAGAAAAATTTGTGGAGCTACTACATTCTGTTTTGGTGCTCTGA